A genomic segment from Leptospira kirschneri serovar Cynopteri str. 3522 CT encodes:
- a CDS encoding tetratricopeptide repeat protein, whose protein sequence is MENPNVEKEEEDKQFAIIKGLAKEAYKLLDSHQFPKAEAKLKELLEKDPHNTYGLVGMGDLFFKKKDYKNAIEYYHKCIQEDPSNKFSLMGLMNCYREMNLLSKVIEVAEEYRHITITDASILSRVADAHRKLKNFKESEIYYMQALQINPKDQYVIVGLGHLYFACQKYKDAIHWWEKLLLIQPDNIKILTEIGNSYRKIKDYDEAIQYYHRAAELDRKNFFALYGLAESYRGKKDFHKANQDWERILEFDPDNKLIINRYADSLRGMGEFDKALECFNKILAEGEDYFALLGKASSLKLIGKKDKAEEIYLDLHKKFPMDPRPLLELSDLHVEMGKPTEAIRLLEDFQKKQPLNEEIKHKLESIRGE, encoded by the coding sequence ATGGAAAATCCTAACGTGGAAAAAGAAGAAGAGGATAAACAATTTGCCATCATCAAAGGACTCGCTAAAGAAGCCTATAAACTTTTAGATTCACACCAGTTTCCAAAAGCAGAAGCGAAGTTGAAAGAACTTCTGGAAAAAGATCCGCACAATACTTATGGCTTAGTAGGAATGGGCGATCTGTTTTTTAAGAAAAAAGATTATAAGAACGCAATCGAATATTATCATAAATGTATCCAAGAGGATCCTTCTAATAAATTCTCGCTCATGGGACTAATGAACTGTTATCGGGAAATGAATCTTCTTTCCAAAGTCATCGAAGTAGCGGAAGAATACAGACATATCACCATTACAGACGCTTCTATTTTAAGTCGAGTCGCAGACGCACATAGAAAATTAAAGAACTTTAAAGAATCAGAAATTTATTATATGCAAGCTTTACAGATCAATCCTAAAGATCAGTATGTGATCGTAGGTTTAGGACATCTCTATTTCGCCTGTCAAAAATACAAAGACGCAATCCATTGGTGGGAAAAACTACTTCTGATTCAACCAGACAACATTAAAATTCTTACTGAGATAGGAAATTCCTATCGTAAAATCAAAGACTACGACGAAGCGATCCAATATTATCATAGGGCCGCTGAATTGGATAGAAAAAACTTTTTCGCGTTATACGGTCTTGCAGAAAGTTATCGAGGTAAAAAAGATTTCCACAAGGCAAATCAAGATTGGGAAAGAATTCTGGAATTTGATCCGGATAATAAACTCATCATTAACCGTTATGCGGATAGCCTAAGAGGTATGGGTGAATTCGACAAAGCGCTGGAATGTTTTAACAAGATTTTAGCAGAAGGAGAAGACTATTTTGCACTTCTTGGAAAAGCTTCTTCTCTCAAATTAATTGGTAAAAAAGATAAAGCAGAAGAAATTTATCTGGATCTACATAAAAAATTTCCTATGGATCCAAGACCTCTTTTAGAACTTTCGGATCTACACGTTGAAATGGGTAAACCTACAGAAGCAATTCGACTATTGGAAGACTTTCAGAAAAAACAACCTCTGAACGAAGAAATCAAACATAAACTTGAAAGTATTCGAGGTGAATAA